In Uranotaenia lowii strain MFRU-FL chromosome 2, ASM2978415v1, whole genome shotgun sequence, one genomic interval encodes:
- the LOC129747129 gene encoding protein-associating with the carboxyl-terminal domain of ezrin-like, with protein sequence MGNDQSQLKGLEISKKAIQVTDYWSLYSGEIPTESVVTYISIFQGETLVTGQFWANQNPLERAIKNLKIYRHPNILKYIASWNKGSLKMLATERCRPLATCLNITSDVQICLGLRNVLCALIFLIEQANVRHLSISISSIYVTEDGAWRLAGFEHLWRNSDFSLNLLEKSEPYRYSKAIDPDELKNKGQCVEQYSFAVMCEEILHNKTDSNIPAVEDFKSYCTTHLKHNNVAMRPKLSAILLHPLFNHDFILIHSFLTELPLKSSQAKQEFFTGLADRLRTFDPETVAEQMGSLLLSRIVLLDTTAQLCVTPFILRPKSDDLALGLFAPKIFSSYIIPKIKQVFCVQDAQIRLTILEYFPDYVDFFSKEDLKEDILPQLLLGIKDTNDVLVAKTLLCLADLVPILGSAVVIGGNRSKIFADGRPQGVPDQSLPWSGVRSITPVIGSGEFLSGSPIPGGGSALGIITGDTSASFRSIIQGGPEYNFMPQRLSPDGEDTDTNSDVEVEVDEWSDWDNDGNEHTVSHHINEEHRIESVKTVSDAAVSIAGNKSNTPQPMNVQNDRSSTALKDTLPPKQKTDDNIDSLDIKSQTFKKLESNTAEEIDFFKDMEPVIQKANVLLIGEEDPDELSPLNDKPNVAKHVEARKDQEAPLVDVDTSRFQIKVDDLEANGEDGWDNEESEW encoded by the exons ATGGGTAACGATCAATCGCAGTTGAAAGGATTGGAAATCAGCAAAAAGGCCATCCAAGTCACTGACTATTGGTCGCTCTATAGTGGAGAAATTCCCACAGAATCGGTGGTGACTTATATTTCGATATTCCAAGGAGAAACCCTGGTCACCGGTCAGTTTTGGGCAAACCAAAACCCTTTGGAGCGAGCgattaaaaatctcaaaatatatCGGCACCCGAACATTTTGAAGTACATCGCATCATGGAACAAGGGTTCGCTCAAGATGCTGGCTACAGAACGATGTCGGCCATTAGCAACGTGTCTCAATATCACTAGCGATGTACAGATATGTCTAGGACTGCGAAATGTTCTATGTGCGCTAATATTTCTTATCGAACAAGCAAACGTACGGCACTTGAGCATCAGCATCTCTTCGATTTATGTAACCGAAGATGGAGCATGGAGACTGGCCGGGTTTGAACACCTTTGGAGAAACTCAGATTTCTCATTAAATTTGTTGGAAAAATCCGAACCCTATCGTTACTCAAAGGCCATAGATCCGGATGAACTCAAGAATAAAGGTCAATGTGTGGAACAATATTCTTTCGCCGTAATGTGCGAAGAGATTTTGCACAATAAAACTGACAGCAACATTCCAGCAGTAGAGGATTTCAAATCCTACTGTACAACACATTTGAAGCATAACAATGTGGCCATGCGGCCAAAGTTGTCGGCAATTTTACTGCATCCACTGTTTAACCACGATTTTATCCTTATACATTCTTTCCTGACGGAACTTCCTTTGAAGAGTTCACAAGCTAAGCAGGAGTTTTTCACCGGACTGGCCGATCGACTGCGCACCTTCGACCCCGAGACCGTAGCAGAGCAGATGGGATCGTTGCTGCTGTCACGAATAGTTCTTCTGGACACAACAGCGCAGCTTTGCGTTACACCCTTTATTCTTAGACCGAAAAGCGATGATCTGGCGTTGGGACTATTTGCaccgaaaatattttcttcgtACATTATCCCCAAGATCAAGCAAGTGTTCTGCGTCCAAGACGCTCAAATTCGTCTAACAATCCTTGAGTATTTCCCCGATTatgtcgattttttcagcaaagAAGACCTCAAGGAGGATATTTTGCCACAG CTTTTGCTAGGAATAAAAGATACGAATGATGTACTGGTCGCCAAAACGCTTCTCTGTTTAGCAGACTTGGTACCGATTTTGGGTTCAGCTGTCGTCATTGGTGGCAACCGAAGCAAAATATTTGCCGATGGCCGCCCTCAAGGGGTTCCTGACCAATCGCTTCCGTGGAGCGGAGTTCGATCGATTACACCGGTGATAGGTTCGGGAGAATTTCTGTCGGGAAGTCCCATTCCAGGTGGTGGTTCCGCTTTAGGAATAATAACGGGTGACACGAGTGCGTCATTCAGGTCTATCATTCAAGGTGGACCAGAGTACAATTTTATGCCGCAGCGTTTATCACCCGATGGTGAAGACACTGATACCAACAGCGATGTAGAGGTGGAGGTTGATGAATGGAGCGATTGGGACAATGATGGAAATGAGCATACTGTTAGTCACCATATCAATGAAGAACACAGAATAGAATCAGTAAAAACCGTCTCTGATGCTGCCGTATCTATAGCAGGCAATAAGTCAAACACACCTCAACCAATGAATGTGCAAAACGATCGTAGCTCTACCGCCCTAAAAGATACCTtgccaccaaaacaaaaaaccgACGATAATATAGATAGTTTAGATATCAAATcacaaactttcaaaaaactgGAATCGAATACCGCCGaggaaatagattttttcaaagacatGGAACCGGTTATTCAAAAAGCCAATGTACTGCTTATTGGCGAGGAAGATCCCGACGAACTGTCGCCATTGAACGACAAGCCGAATGTGGCTAAACATGTTGAAGCCAGGAAAGATCAGGAAGCGCCATTGGTAGATGTGGACACCAGTAGGTTCCAGATCAAAGTTGACGATTTGGAAGCCAATGGGGAAGATGGCTGGGATAACGAGGAAAGTGAGTGGTAA
- the LOC129747128 gene encoding inhibitor of nuclear factor kappa-B kinase subunit alpha-like, with protein MQVQAQTDNPVIGDWCRERRLGSGGFGVVSLWRNTKTKQLVAIKKFHVLLDKSEMTDKHCERWRNEVHLMNNTVRNDNIVRTVQIQPESFMKELMKTSPGKLPILCMEYCEGGDLRRVLNKVGNCSGLRESEVREILQSLRNAISYLHGLKITHRDIKPENIVLKKENDRTVYKLTDLGYAKALDKQSLNASLVGTVEYIAPDLIYCDKYNCSVDYWSMGIIGFEIVCGIRPFVPHSNVAKWMMHVQQKKSTNIAITEDNRENYIYHNEMFNENHISRGLKENLEKWLVLALEWNPKQRGYVFEVGSKELTEQQMKQVKFADNVDQPVQVLKIFTLLDTILQKKFLTIFNMFNLKFLTIEIDENTTMDELKAQIELQTSIPRDSIDFVLPLEQKIGQITETTKPIDLFLPNFFEKPMLFIVKQGFMIQQDAKPTIPGSVSDVFQNIKVKLKPHMLKQFICNAHYFVSNEQLVYVTTLDGIKNYGLTLNEEIVKFKNEVSRMNKITYGISGGLEYHKLSLNHFKDKLKPKMIAFPTLEQSFKLWEERCTRMEASIAKLLEVADKLTKRYDSVLKRSREAVGHQVLKAGYDQQDYYGQKNLEARYEIARAQILEKNTHEKSHIEMLQTVYECLKKRDILLRDYGFKELQQQLVDIRREMREIQKALEKALEHAEKFKREIAKMTLEHNDNIWNFLHNTESGGAQQLSSVSKPETIPDIERIMGPASLEATTPSIIRNDTLPGAPKFHLGGTVTTLANSLGAENVNQSLLCFGEGPDVESLVSATQSLIFTTEDLIKDGFQLMD; from the exons ATGCAAGTCCAAGCTCAAACCGACAATCCGGTCATTGGAGACTGGTGCCGGGAAAGGCGCCTCGGAAGCGGTGGATTCGGAGTGGTCAGCCTATGGCGCAACACAAAAACCAAGCAACTGGTCG CGATAAAAAAGTTTCACGTTCTGCTTGATAAAAGCGAAATGACCGATAAACACTGTGAAAGATGGCGCAATGAAGTTCACCTTATGAACAATACCGTTCGAAATGACAACATTGTCCGCACGGTACAGATTCAACCGGAAAGTTTCATGAAGGAACTTATGAAAACCTCCCCCGGTAAACTTCCGATACTTTGTATGGAGTACTGTGAGGGTGGAGACTTAAGACGGGTGCTCAATAAAGTAGGGAATTGCAGTGGGCTTCGCGAGTCGGAAGTTCGAGAGATTCTGCAGTCGTTGAGGAATGCGATTTCTTACCTACACGGACTAAAAATAACTCATCGTGATATAAAACCCGAAAATATTGTGCTCAAGAAAGAGAATGATCGCACGGTGTACAAGTTGACGGATTTGGGTTACGCCAAGGCACTCGACAAGCAGAGTTTGAATGCAAGTTTGGTTGGAACCGTGGAATACATTGCTCCGGATTTGATCTATTGCGACAAATACAACTGCTCAGTAGATTATTGGTCTATGGGAATCATCGGATTTGAAATCGTTTGCGGAATTCGTCCTTTTGTTCCCCATTCCAATGTGGCTAAATGGATGATGCACGTCCAGCAGAAGAAATCCACCAACATTGCTATCACTGAAGACAATCGAGAGAACTACATTTATCACAATGAAATGTTTAACGAGAATCACATTTCCCGtggtttaaaagaaaatttggaaaaatggttAGTGCTGGCACTGGAATGGAATCCAAAGCAAAGGGGCTACGTTTTTGAGGTCGGTTCCAAAGAATTGACCGAACAACAGATGAAACAAGTGAAGTTCGCAGACAACGTTGATCAGCCTGTTCAAGTGCTgaaaatttttactttgcttGACACTATCCTTCAGAAAAAATTCCTTACCATTTTCAACATGTTCAATTTGAAGTTTCTGACCATCGAAATCGATGAAAATACAACCATGGATGAACTGAAGGCACAAATTGAGCTTCAAACATCTATCCCGCGAGACAGTATTGATTTTGTGCTCCCTCTGGAGCAAAAAATAGGCCAAATCACAGAAACTACCAAACCGATCGATCTCTTTTTGCCAAACTTTTTCGAGAAACCGATGCTATTCATCGTCAAGCAAGGGTTTATGATTCAACAGGATGCAAAACCGACAATCCCCGGTAGCGTGTCTGATGTTTTCCAAAACATCAAAGTCAAATTGAAGCCGCACATGTTGAAACAGTTTATTTGCAATGCACACTACTTCGTCAGCAACGAACAGCTGGTTTATGTGACGACCCTGGATGGAATAAAAAATTACGGCCTGACGCTGAACGAAGAAATTGTGAAGTTTAAGAACGAGGTGAGTCGGATGAATAAAATCACCTATGGCATAAGTGGCGGTTTGGAGTACCACAAGCTGAGTTTGAACCACTTCAAAGACAAGTTGAAACCAAAAATG ATTGCATTTCCAACACTGGAACAATCGTTCAAACTTTGGGAGGAACGGTGCACCCGGATGGAAGCTTCGATAGCCAAACTACTAGAAGTGGCCGATAAGCTCACCAAGCGCTACGATTCCGTTTTGAAGCGAAGCCGAGAAGCAGTTGGCCATCAGGTATTGAAAGCTGGCTACGATCAGCAGGATTATTACGGGCAGAAAAACCTGGAAGCCCGTTACGAAATCGCGAGGGCACAAATTCTGGAGAAAAACACGCACGAAAAATCGCACATCGAAATGCTGCAAACCGTTTACGAGTGTCTCAAGAAGCGGGACATTCTCCTGAGAGATTACGGCTTCAAGGAGTTGCAACA ACAACTTGTGGACATTCGCCGAGAAATGAGAGAGATTCAAAAAGCGTTGGAAAAAGCTCTTGAACACGCGGAAAAGTTTAAACGGGAAATCGCTAAAATGACCCTGGAGCACAACGATAATATATGGAATTTTCTGCACAATACCGAGTCTGGTGGAGCACAACAGCTTAGCAGCGTTTCTAAACCGGAAACAATTCCGGATATCGAACGTATAATGGGACCGGCTAGTCTAGAAGCAACAACACCTTCCATCATAAGGAACGATACATTACCAGGGGCACCTAAATTTCACTTGGGCGGCACGGTTACTACACTGGCGAATTCTTTGGGAGCCGAAAACGTTAACCAAAGTTTACTCTGCTTCGGAGAAGGCCCGGACGTTGAATCCCTTGTTTCTGCAACGCAATCGTTAATTTTCAC AACCGAAGATTTAATCAAGGACGGTTTCCAATTGATGGACTAA
- the LOC129747130 gene encoding transmembrane protein 242-like encodes MENTDNLSPTVQRPVLTEEERKFRFRAAAFLAGVAGASALAGFSKTLMSAKKSDPQFFEKGIQGSIVMQETGASLAMRALGWGTLYAVLGTGAICFGVWKMTGATNMKEFRESMGSILPRIPKNDPPRSRTEFEGLTDLMQYLSTWGQEDK; translated from the exons ATGGAAAATACGGACAATCTATCGCCCACGGTTCAGCGTCCAGTTCTGACCGAGGAGGAACGTAAGTTCCGCTTCCGAG CTGCCGCTTTCCTAGCCGGAGTAGCCGGCGCATCGGCCTTGGCCGGTTTCAGTAAAACCCTGATGTCGGCCAAAAAATCCGATCCGCAGTTTTTCGAGAAGGGTATCCAGGGCAGCATCGTGATGCAGGAAACCGGAGCCAGCTTGGCTATGAGGGCACTCGGATGGGGGACGCTGTATGCCGTTCTCGGGACCGGTGCCATTTGCTTCGGAGTTTGGAAGATGACCGGTGCAACGAAC ATGAAAGAATTCCGCGAGTCTATGGGGAGCATTCTGCCGCGAATACCGAAAAACGATCCGCCCCGCAGCAGAACCGAATTCGAGGGACTGACCGATCTGATGCAGTATCTCTCCACGTGGGGGCAGGAggacaaataa